A segment of the Manis javanica isolate MJ-LG chromosome 17, MJ_LKY, whole genome shotgun sequence genome:
TTGAGATCAGAGAAGTTTGAGAAAGACTTTCAGAGGTGGTAAAGGAAGACTGTTTTTTCCAGAGATACAAATCTGtgtgtgggggcgggggtgggggtggggggttaagGACAGTCGGCAGAACACATCCATCTACAGCTATTTTAAATCCTTTTGGCTTTAGTTTTTTTTGTACATTCTCATCGATATTTCCCAGGGTTCTAGTTGCTTAAAGAATAATGCTGGCCTTCCTCATAGGGTTTTATCAAATCTAAATTTTATTCCAGTTATTATTTGGagacccacccctgccccacccctggcccAATATTGCCAATCGGCTGGCACTACTACAAATGTGTTTTCTTTGAGTACTATGTGCCCTGTAAAGGAAGTTAGagttattttatctattttttcagAGAGGAAACAGACGGAGAGAGATCACGCAATTTATCCCAATTCATATAGCTGGCAAAGGGTGGGGCTTCGATTTAACAGAAagaagtttttattattattgctatcatTATGATAACAGTGGCTATTCAAACAAAAGTACAAGGTCATCAAAGTCCCTCCCAGAAGTTCCATAAAAACAGCCAAGGTCCAGGATATGGGCAAAGGTTGGCAGGCATTTCTATTTACCATCTCCACGCACACACTGGGTTTACAGTGCACAAGCTGCCAGTTTCAAATTTTTGCTATTCTTGCCTTTTTAAAGGGAAACTTGCATCATTATTATCCTACAAAAAGTGAGACATATTGTCTCTTTCCAAATCAAATAGTTCAAGTTATAAAATGCTGTGGAAGTATACAGGTTCCCAGTCCCACCCAAAACCTCCCCAGAATCCTCAGGCAGGCCTGCATTATGCCTTTTGTGTGCCCTAAGTAAAACTTTCAAGGCTgtgtggagaaagagagagggagagagagagagagagagagagggagggagggagggcgagCGAGCGAGCAACTGTGTTGGTATAAGGACAAATTAatgcacacacattttaaaatttcacgGGTCTCTAGGCGTGTGGCGGGCCTTGGCACTGTGTCTCCTGTACCTAATGAACGAAGTCAGCCCTGTCGTCAGGTAAGGGGCCTGGCAATGCCCATTCCTTGACAAGAGGAACTCTTGTCAAGCTGGGGAAGCACTCCGAAGTGTTGGTGAAGCATGTTGCTCGTTGCCTGGCCTGTAGGGAGACGTTAATGTTAGTTCTCAGTGGAATCAGCATAGCGTGGTGGTCGTAGGCAGACCTCAGTTTGAGTCTGAGACTGTAGTCAAGCAGCCGTGGCCTCGGGTCACCgggagactcagtttccccacctgtaaaaagGGGAGTCATCCCGTCCCTTCTGGGAGCGCCCTTTGGACGGCTGCCTGGGCCCAGGCCTGGAAACACGGCCTCGGGCGCCCCCTCCCAGTGGGGGCAGCGCTGACCCGCCCCTCCCTCGCAGATGCCGGTGCTGAAGCAGCCGGGACCCGTGCAGCCCAAGAAGCGACCCGAGCGCGGCGCCCTGACCATCTCGGCGCCGCTCGGCGACTTCCGGCACACGCTGCACGTGGGGCGCGGCGGCGACGCCTTCGGGGACACGTCGTTCCTGAGCCGCCACGGCAGCGAGCCGCCGCCTGAGCCCCGCCCTCCGCCCTCTGGGACCCCGCGCTCCGTGCCGCCCTCCGCCGTGCCGCAGCCTCCGCCCCCCGCACTCCGCGCGCCCGCTGACCCGCTGCTGTCCTTCCACCTGGATTTGGGCCCCTCCATGCTGGATGCAGTGCTGGGCGTCATGGACGCGGAGCGCCCGGGCGCCGCCGCCACCAAGTCCGACTTGGACCTTGGCTCCGGGGCGCAGCACCCCAGAGCCTGTTGTCGCCCCAACGGGGACGTCGAGCTGGATGATGTCATCGGCCTGTAGGCACCAAGTTCCCCGCTCCTCTACCCGCAGTTCTTTACACATAAACGGCCAAGGTCTGTGCTCCGGGTTCTGTCTGTTCACTTTGCACGTGGGAAGCAGGCTTGGGGAAACGGTGATGGGATCCGGCACCTTAAAGGGACATGTGGATCACCCAGACTTCAGGTTCCTGGCTGATCCTGGTCGCATGATTGGTCTGACGTAGTGGGTACGACCCCTTTAAGAAGATTAGGGACCGTGTTGAGGCGGTGCCTCTTGCGGGGGCGGGGTCCCGATGTGGTCACTCCCACagcctcattcattcatcagcgTTGACAGAGAGCCGCTGCAGACCTGGCCCGCCCGATTGGCTTTAGGGGGCGGGGCCTGACTCTCTAGGGGACTGGGTCGGACTCTCAACAGGGGGCCGGACTCGCTCAGGGAGTTCGGCCGAATGCAGCTGCCCAAAAGAGCTTCAGCTCCTGGCCGTCGTCTTCGGTGGACACAGCTCGTGCAAACCGCCTTTTTCCTGAGAGCGGTCGCACAGGAAAGTGGTTGGGAAGAGAAGTCGACCCTCCAGTGGAGATTCCGAACCCCCCCCGCCAAAAGTGTCCCAAGGGCAGCAGCAGCGTCCCATATCTGGGATAAATTCAATCTGAACCTGCAGGTGTCCGGCTGTTCCGCAGAGGGCGTCACCAACTGGGCATTGAGGGGCGGGGCATAACATGCAAATCAGCAGGCGGGGCGGTGCCAGACTAGTTTTGGACCCAGAGGAGGAGGCACTTTACATGCAAATCATTGGGCAAGCGGGCGGAGCCTGGTTCGCTGAGGGCACGGCGAGGGCGGGGCAGGGTCTCACTTGTCCCGCGGAAGGGGGCGGGGCCAAGTCTGGGAGACCGCCCCGCTGAGGGCGGTGCCGAAGTTACGTACAAATCACTTCTACTGGAGGCGGGGCCAGGCCTCCAAAGTGCAGGCTGGCGGACCACACCAGTCAAGGTGGGCGTGGCCGCATGGATTAAATCGCCTGGCCGGGGAGGGGCCGGGGTCAGGCTGCCAGAGAACACCGAGGAGCGGCGCTTCCCCGGGACTGGGGTCAGAGTTCCTGCGAGCGCGCGTGCGGGGTTTCCGAGGAGGGGCGGGACGGGGCTGGGACCCGCCCGTGGCGTCACAGCGACGGGCGCCGGTCCGGGTGAGGCTGCCGACGGGGGAGCCACACCCCGGCTCCCATGGCCGCGGCCGTAGGGCTAGAGCCGCCCGTGGAGGCCCCCGTTGCGGAGCCAGCGCCTCCGCCAGCCTGCCGCTTCTTCCTGGAGGGCCGCTGCCGCTTCGGGGCCCGGTGCCGCCAGCCTCATCCTGGGGCGCCGGAGCCGCCAAGCCGCGAGGCCCGGGCGGAGGCCGGGGCCAAGAAGCCGCCACTGCGCACGGCCGAGGCTGTCATCCACCGCATCCGCTGGGACCCGCACCTCGACCCAGCAGACTTCTCGGTGGGCTACTTTGACCGATTCCTGGGCGTGCGCGAGGAACCCTTCAGCGCCTTCTGCTGGGACGAGCCGCTGGCAGCTCTGGGGCCCGGAGTCCTGGCCGTGCCGCAGCACCGGGTGCGCTACTTCCGCTTTCGCGGCCGCCTCGTGTGGGACCGCGCCTCGCGCACCGACTGCGTCTTCGGCTCGGGCTCGGCGCAGGGCCGTGGGCCCACCATCCTGGACGCGCTGGGTGGCGAGGACGCGCACGGACCTGTAGACGCGCTCGTGGGCAGGGACACACACGAGACAGGAGATGCGCTAGTTGGCGACCATGCACGTGGAGCCGAAGCCGCACAGCACGAGGCCGCGACACCTTATGGCGTCGGAACAGGAGCGTGCAGTGAGCAGGTCCAGGCTGGGCTCCGGAATGCCTTGGCTGTAGACGGCGGCGGCCTCGAGGTCGCGCGCTCGTTGCTGACAGTTTCTAAGTCCCGGAAGCGGGACGTGGGCGTGGCTAGCGCCCAAGCTTTTCTGTGGACTGAGCCAGCCACCACTGCCAGGACCGTGGAGTGCCAGGCCCTGGCAGCCTCGGGGTGGCCCAGAGGCCTCCCTAATAGAGAAGCGGAGTGGGATCCAGAGGTCTGGCCTGAGAACAGCACAGAGGCCCCCATGGCTGAGGCCACTGGCCCTCGCCAGCCCCGACCCACCCATTTTGTGGCCCTGATGGTGACAGACCCTGGGCTGCAGGCAGGAGTGGCCAAGGCCCAGGAAGAACTGGTTCGCACCGAGCCATCCTGTGCTGCGTTCACGGTACCTGCACAGGCCCTGCACCTGACACTGGCCCTGCTTCGACTGGCAGGGCCCGGGCAGCTGACGGCTACAGTCAGTGCACTGAGGCACGTGCTCTCGGACCCCGGGCTTCAGGTACCCCCAAGACTGAGGTTTAGGTGCCTGGTGCGTCAGGGCCACCGTGTGCTCTATgcccccccctccccctccctagAAGGTATGGCCCAAGCACTGAACCAAAGGCTGGAGGCCGAGGGGCTCAGAGTGCTACAGTCCCCAGGGGGGCTGCACCCCCACCTCACCTTAGCCAAGGTGCCCCGGGGTTCCCCAGTCTGCCTCCCCACAACTGGGCTCAGCCAGAGGCAGGAACTGgggagccaggccctggggaaacTCTGGCTGTGCCGCATGGGCAGAGCAGGGGACACGTACCAGCCCCTTGCTGAGGTCCCCCTGGAGTGACCGTCCTAGACCCCCAGTGGAGACACACTGGATCTTGGGCCCAAGCAGGAGGGACaaggagctctctctctctctctttaattttTGGTTTCTCTCAAACTTCCAAATGGTGCTCAGAGCTccaaggaaagaatgaaggaaggaggagggaggggagggagggagggaggcgaaGGAGGGTCGTCTGGAAAAAAAGCAGCCTGACAGTCCAGCTGTTTGCAAACTCATTGACCATCCTCCAGTTACATGGCAGAAGAGGGAGGGGGGGCCGAAAAGAAAAGGGGGGGAAGGAAAACTAacttaaataaacacacacaaaaagaagagGAAACGTGACGTGAGCTGGTGACCcatgaggcagggagggagggagggtgactGTTTACCTGTGCGGAACCAgggcaggtggaggtgggggagggaggaaggaaaaaaaccagaagagacactgggggtggggggggacatgGAGACAACTTAGTACAACTGCAGGTGAGGCGGCCCGACCGGCGGCCCGCGACGATCCCGCGCTGGCCTTCGGAGTCCTCGGTGCGGCGTCGGTATTTCTGGTGTGGGGACCGAGGCGGGGCACAGTCTATACGTGGCTCCCCTTGCCCTAGACGCTGAGGCCCCGGAGGGCCGGACAACAAGAGTCTGTGGGAGGCGGGCGGGCGGTGGGCAGGTGCCCTTGCCGCGGGTGGCACGGGAGGAGCGGCCTGTCGTCTTCTGCTGGCCCCCCAGCGTGGGACGGGCCAGCCGGGATGCCGGGTCGGTACCGGAGTACAAgctcgagagagagagagagaaaacactgaGACAGCATTAGTGGAGGTGCAAGGTGGCCAGGCCAGCCTA
Coding sequences within it:
- the CDC42EP5 gene encoding cdc42 effector protein 5, coding for MPVLKQPGPVQPKKRPERGALTISAPLGDFRHTLHVGRGGDAFGDTSFLSRHGSEPPPEPRPPPSGTPRSVPPSAVPQPPPPALRAPADPLLSFHLDLGPSMLDAVLGVMDAERPGAAATKSDLDLGSGAQHPRACCRPNGDVELDDVIGL
- the LENG9 gene encoding leukocyte receptor cluster member 9; this translates as MAAAVGLEPPVEAPVAEPAPPPACRFFLEGRCRFGARCRQPHPGAPEPPSREARAEAGAKKPPLRTAEAVIHRIRWDPHLDPADFSVGYFDRFLGVREEPFSAFCWDEPLAALGPGVLAVPQHRVRYFRFRGRLVWDRASRTDCVFGSGSAQGRGPTILDALGGEDAHGPVDALVGRDTHETGDALVGDHARGAEAAQHEAATPYGVGTGACSEQVQAGLRNALAVDGGGLEVARSLLTVSKSRKRDVGVASAQAFLWTEPATTARTVECQALAASGWPRGLPNREAEWDPEVWPENSTEAPMAEATGPRQPRPTHFVALMVTDPGLQAGVAKAQEELVRTEPSCAAFTVPAQALHLTLALLRLAGPGQLTATVSALRHVLSDPGLQVPPRLRFRCLVRQGHRVLYAPPSPSLEGMAQALNQRLEAEGLRVLQSPGGLHPHLTLAKVPRGSPVCLPTTGLSQRQELGSQALGKLWLCRMGRAGDTYQPLAEVPLE